The Methyloceanibacter sp. wino2 nucleotide sequence AGGAGAAGGTCAAAGCCACTCGGCTTAAGGAGTGCCTAGCCACATACGGGATCAGTGGTTTCGTGGCACACGATGACATTCATCCGACCCTGGAATGGCAGGATGAGATCACGCGAGCGCTGTTTCATATGGATGCGTTCATAGCAATGCACACAAGGGGGTTCTCTGCCAGCACTTGGACCCAACAAGAAGTCGGATTCGCCGTTGCGCGAGGAGTCAAGATTGTCTCGCTTAGAATGGGCGAAGACCCCACAGGGTTCATCGGCCGTCGACAGGCGCTTCCACGCTTGCAAAAGAGGGCAGAGGACATCGCAAAGGAGGTTCACGAGCTTCTCTCCGAGGACCCTCGCACCAAAGACCGTCTAGCGTCCGCCAAGACTTCCGCGATCGATGATGACGAGATACCTTTCTGAGGTCACTGGTAAGTTGGAGCGTGGTAACTCTCGGATTGACCTCTTGGGGTCTTAGTTCCAGATGACGCTTATCCCCCTCCCCCGAAACCTGCCGTACACTCCGTCCCATCCCTCGTTCGATGAGGACGCGAGCTGCAGACCGTCTGCTCTCGGGGCGGGGGACGCGGCGCCTGAGGAAGGTGCGGTAAAGATGGGCCGGATGAGAGAAGGCCCGGAACCCCGCATCATGCGTAACGGAACGGCCTCAGGGGCCCCTTACCTCCCGCCTTGGGCGGTGTCATCCAAGGTCCGGCTATGCGGGCTTGCTCTCTTGGGGCTTTGCCAAGAGGGCTCATACCGAACAGTACGAGATAAGCGGAGATGGGGGCTGTAATATCGCCGCGGCGTCGAGGGTCGCTTCGCGACACGTGATGCGAATTCGATACGCCATGCGGGGCGCCGGAAGGCTGCCCACCACAAAAATACGGACGGCGGCCGACCAGCGCCCCGCACGTCCCTTCGGGACGAAGTCCCCGCTTCGCGGGTTTGAGTTTTGAGACGTAGGGAGACGAGTTCGTCGTCCGGGCGCACCCACGCGCCGGGGTGCTTTGGCGTGCGTCCTTCAGATGCGTGCGCGTCGAAAGCCTTAAGGCCGGACCATCACCTTCAGCGCCTCGCGGTCGTTCATGGCGCGATAGCCGTCGGGAACGCCGTCGAGATCCACGGTCCGGTCGAACACGCGCCCCGGCTCGATGCGGCCTTCCATGATGTCCGGCAGCAGCTCGTCGATATAGGCGCGCACGGGCGCAGGCCCGCCGGCGACGCTGACGTTCTGATAGAAGGTCTCCTGCGCGGCCGGGATCGTATCGTAATGCGGGACACCGACGCGGCCGATGCCGCCGCCGGGACGGACGATGGCGGTGGATGTGCCGATGGCCTGCTCCGTACCGACACATTCGAGCACGGCGTTCACGCCGAAACCACCGGTCAGGGCGCGGACGCGCTCGT carries:
- a CDS encoding toll/interleukin-1 receptor domain-containing protein, translating into MKVSERLALVDKIGRELQTRFTFGERDDYLTAWGIARPENVGVNSKWVYSRAALAPQPLSKVIEIAGDLGIDAAGTESNAPANWRDTKLFRLFISHISQEKVKATRLKECLATYGISGFVAHDDIHPTLEWQDEITRALFHMDAFIAMHTRGFSASTWTQQEVGFAVARGVKIVSLRMGEDPTGFIGRRQALPRLQKRAEDIAKEVHELLSEDPRTKDRLASAKTSAIDDDEIPF